In Haloarcula halophila, a single window of DNA contains:
- a CDS encoding Gfo/Idh/MocA family protein, whose product MYERNSLSTPIRWGVIGCGDVLERKSGPAFHRSERSRIGAVASSDGESATRYAAAHDVPVATGDAEQVITDPEIDAVYVASPPNTHEGFTVAAAEAGKPVLVEKPMGRSLTEGREMIDACDRAGVELFVAYYRRFHPHVEEIQKLLAEGRIGEPVSAIVNHAFPRPNDSGWRETPEISGGGWFVDATSHRVDLLCHLLGAPTEATGVVRCDDGDSRTETAVSLSLAVADGICCTVTSDFVGAGSTDRFVIRGTAGSIVAETLDSGGFTYEVAGESGSVACNQPESTHGGLLDHVEAVLLDGETNRSTGRDAIQTEAILDNCVRSAYADAIPTTVWDGSFPLTD is encoded by the coding sequence ATGTACGAACGTAACAGCCTGTCCACGCCAATCCGATGGGGCGTGATCGGCTGTGGCGATGTTCTCGAACGGAAGAGCGGTCCCGCGTTCCACCGATCCGAACGAAGTCGCATCGGGGCCGTCGCCTCCAGCGACGGCGAATCGGCCACACGGTACGCGGCGGCCCACGACGTGCCGGTCGCAACCGGTGACGCCGAACAAGTCATCACGGACCCGGAGATCGACGCCGTCTACGTGGCGTCGCCGCCCAACACCCATGAGGGTTTCACCGTTGCCGCGGCCGAGGCTGGCAAACCGGTCCTCGTTGAGAAGCCGATGGGGCGTAGTCTCACGGAGGGGCGTGAAATGATCGACGCCTGCGACCGGGCCGGTGTCGAACTGTTTGTCGCGTACTACCGGCGGTTCCACCCGCATGTCGAGGAGATACAGAAGTTGCTCGCGGAGGGCCGGATCGGTGAACCGGTGTCCGCCATCGTCAACCACGCATTCCCGCGACCGAACGACAGCGGATGGCGCGAAACACCCGAGATCAGTGGCGGCGGCTGGTTCGTCGATGCGACTTCTCATCGCGTCGACCTACTCTGTCACCTGTTGGGCGCGCCGACTGAGGCTACCGGCGTCGTCCGCTGTGATGACGGAGACAGTCGAACGGAGACGGCCGTCTCCCTGTCACTCGCTGTCGCGGATGGGATCTGCTGTACAGTGACGAGTGATTTCGTCGGCGCGGGTTCGACTGATCGCTTCGTGATTCGAGGCACGGCGGGTTCGATCGTCGCCGAGACGCTGGACAGCGGCGGTTTCACCTACGAGGTCGCCGGAGAGTCGGGGAGTGTCGCATGCAACCAACCAGAATCGACACACGGTGGCCTCCTCGATCACGTGGAGGCCGTCCTTTTGGACGGGGAGACGAACCGTTCGACCGGTCGGGACGCCATTCAGACAGAGGCGATTTTGGACAACTGCGTCCGGAGTGCGTACGCGGACGCGATCCCGACGACCGTGTGGGATGGATCGTTCCCGCTGACCGACTGA
- a CDS encoding HD domain-containing protein: MPSTVGDRARELSLQYYEDALPAHDIFHAKRVRDVAVRLAERHPDRVDRDVLVAAAWLHDIGRPLERIDEVDEHGDWAATEATALLGDEGVSDGQLTAIEHCLRAHSLRVSSPDPETIEAKLLFDADKLDAVGAVGIVRLACIVGERSGRSGTQYAVIDDTATLDTESSELPDIGLVREWARERLDALYTEPGRHLGESRWEFLQQFFARFSREIGTSEIP; the protein is encoded by the coding sequence ATGCCCTCCACAGTCGGCGATCGTGCCCGAGAGTTGTCGCTCCAATACTACGAGGACGCTCTCCCCGCCCACGATATCTTCCACGCCAAACGGGTCCGTGACGTCGCAGTCCGACTCGCCGAGAGGCATCCCGATCGTGTGGATCGAGATGTCCTGGTTGCAGCAGCCTGGTTACACGATATCGGTCGCCCACTCGAACGTATCGACGAGGTCGACGAGCACGGCGACTGGGCGGCAACAGAAGCGACAGCACTCCTCGGGGACGAGGGGGTATCCGACGGTCAACTGACTGCGATCGAGCACTGTCTGCGAGCCCATAGTCTCAGAGTGAGCTCCCCCGATCCGGAGACGATCGAAGCGAAACTGCTGTTCGACGCCGACAAGCTGGACGCGGTCGGGGCTGTCGGGATCGTCCGACTCGCCTGTATTGTCGGCGAACGGTCGGGACGATCCGGCACGCAGTACGCCGTGATCGACGACACAGCCACGCTCGATACCGAGTCCTCGGAGCTCCCCGATATCGGACTCGTTCGCGAGTGGGCTCGTGAACGACTCGACGCGCTGTACACTGAGCCCGGCCGACACCTCGGTGAGTCACGCTGGGAGTTCCTGCAACAGTTCTTCGCCCGATTCAGCCGCGAGATCGGGACCAGTGAGATCCCTTGA
- a CDS encoding helix-turn-helix transcriptional regulator — protein MTRFPRSELLAAGTLVTATAVLVAQFLTATPTVVAVADGSTRLGTASWQFTLRDIVSITLAAVGAGASATALLSDGSAPTPTTDDEQVDSSLGQSRDGSSNELLQARRNEWESVSERLTDNEEVVYRTVLAADGVLPQSEIVERTDLSKATVSRTLDSLETRELVERKRRGMGNVVLLT, from the coding sequence ATGACACGGTTCCCACGTTCCGAACTGCTTGCGGCAGGGACCCTCGTAACCGCGACAGCGGTTCTCGTCGCACAGTTCCTGACTGCAACACCGACCGTGGTTGCAGTCGCCGACGGAAGCACACGGCTCGGGACCGCGAGCTGGCAGTTCACGCTCCGTGATATCGTTAGTATCACGCTCGCGGCTGTCGGCGCCGGGGCCAGTGCGACGGCCCTTCTCTCCGACGGCTCAGCACCGACACCCACAACAGACGACGAACAAGTAGACTCGTCTCTCGGGCAGTCTAGGGATGGTTCCAGCAACGAGCTACTACAGGCCCGTCGGAACGAGTGGGAGTCGGTTTCGGAGCGGCTCACGGACAACGAGGAGGTGGTGTACCGAACGGTACTCGCTGCCGATGGTGTCCTCCCACAGAGCGAGATTGTCGAGCGGACAGACCTCTCGAAAGCAACCGTCAGTCGGACACTGGACAGCCTGGAGACGAGAGAACTCGTCGAGCGCAAACGCAGAGGGATGGGTAACGTAGTGTTGCTCACATAG
- a CDS encoding divalent metal cation transporter produces the protein MQTPTGSREPTSAGRVRSYLSNMGPSWVAGAIAAGPATMGSLITAGGAFGYELFWVVVLSAVAGAFAQYLAMRLGLLTERGIVGVVADQLGDTWAWLLVLDVVVAAGAAQLLIMKTVAGVSATVTGVDSRIWGVVWAGILAIGLATRGYRFLEVAAKVLVSGVVVAFVASLFVVPIDSTAAVSGLVPSLPSGSALVAAGILGGAVHITLITMHSYTMRARGWTDDDSDLATFDVVASMLVAFGTYSVAIYLVTASVLTTGDLSTVEAAQSLGPLAGPFAQSLFLVGLLGAAVSTLGANTIVPPFLLADKLGWGTTVEDDRYRGLLVVAALLSAPGAFIGGPILSQLALVLAIGTVGTPFAIAVVLSLLNSSAVPEPNSTLANLAGLALLFVSGTLAANFVREQVATGISPLSGAILLFAVVLGVGTLGVFGKFIRGEGALA, from the coding sequence ATGCAAACGCCGACGGGTAGCAGGGAGCCGACATCGGCCGGCCGGGTGAGATCGTACCTCTCGAACATGGGGCCGTCGTGGGTCGCCGGTGCGATCGCCGCGGGTCCGGCGACGATGGGATCGCTTATCACTGCCGGCGGTGCCTTCGGATACGAACTGTTCTGGGTCGTCGTCCTCTCCGCCGTCGCCGGGGCGTTCGCCCAGTACCTCGCGATGCGTCTCGGACTGCTCACCGAACGCGGTATCGTCGGCGTCGTCGCGGACCAACTCGGAGACACCTGGGCCTGGCTGCTCGTTCTCGACGTGGTGGTTGCAGCCGGTGCTGCACAGCTGTTGATCATGAAGACCGTCGCCGGCGTCTCGGCGACCGTAACTGGCGTCGACAGTCGTATCTGGGGTGTCGTATGGGCGGGTATCCTCGCGATCGGGCTCGCCACTCGGGGGTACCGGTTCCTCGAAGTCGCCGCCAAAGTCCTCGTCAGCGGCGTCGTCGTCGCGTTCGTCGCGTCGCTGTTCGTCGTTCCGATCGATTCGACTGCAGCGGTCAGCGGACTCGTTCCGTCGCTCCCATCCGGAAGCGCGCTGGTCGCGGCGGGAATCCTCGGCGGTGCCGTCCACATCACACTGATAACCATGCATTCCTACACGATGCGTGCACGCGGCTGGACCGACGACGACTCCGATCTCGCGACGTTTGACGTCGTCGCGTCGATGTTGGTCGCGTTCGGGACCTACAGCGTCGCGATCTACCTCGTCACAGCGAGTGTCCTCACCACTGGCGACCTCTCGACCGTGGAAGCGGCACAGTCGCTGGGACCGCTCGCGGGTCCGTTCGCACAGTCACTCTTCCTCGTCGGGCTCCTGGGCGCAGCAGTCTCAACGCTCGGTGCAAACACGATCGTCCCGCCGTTCCTCCTCGCGGACAAACTCGGCTGGGGAACGACCGTCGAGGACGACCGATACCGCGGGCTACTCGTCGTCGCGGCGCTCCTCTCGGCTCCGGGCGCGTTCATCGGCGGGCCGATCCTGAGTCAGCTGGCGCTCGTGCTCGCGATCGGGACCGTCGGAACGCCGTTCGCGATCGCTGTCGTGCTGTCTCTGCTCAACTCGTCGGCGGTCCCCGAACCGAACTCGACGCTCGCAAATCTCGCCGGACTCGCCCTGCTGTTCGTCTCCGGAACGCTCGCGGCGAACTTCGTCAGAGAACAGGTCGCTACGGGCATCAGCCCGCTGTCGGGAGCGATTCTGCTCTTCGCAGTCGTACTGGGAGTGGGGACACTCGGAGTGTTCGGGAAGTTCATCCGAGGGGAGGGCGCGCTCGCGTGA
- a CDS encoding carbohydrate ABC transporter permease, which yields MSSPPSVVDKQSLASRIGYRRVRRLKKLALWGTVALVLTVVLVPILWMLHTSIRPQDQIFTEQLQLIPETISLVHYRTLLFETDFLTFYKNSLLVAGGVVGLTVLLSTLGGYGLARIDFPFKRRFARLVLFGYMFPAILLSIPMFIIWNEINLTNNLVGLVLAETALSLPFSLWLMWQFFQTVPQTLEESARINGATRFEAFKDISLPMAKPGMIAVALFSYAVSWNEYTIPKVLMSDRELWPLTVGLFTLSEGQRVFWGQIMAASILIVLPAFVFVFFLRQYLLEGFRTTGV from the coding sequence ATGAGTTCCCCGCCTAGTGTGGTCGACAAGCAGTCGCTCGCGTCACGTATCGGGTACAGGCGGGTTCGTCGACTGAAGAAACTGGCACTCTGGGGAACAGTCGCACTGGTTCTTACCGTCGTTCTCGTACCGATCCTCTGGATGTTGCATACGTCCATCCGTCCCCAGGATCAGATCTTCACTGAGCAACTTCAGCTCATCCCGGAAACGATCTCACTGGTGCACTATCGGACGCTCTTGTTTGAGACGGACTTCCTGACGTTCTACAAGAACAGCCTCCTCGTAGCCGGGGGTGTCGTGGGCCTGACTGTGCTGTTGTCAACGTTGGGCGGGTACGGACTCGCGCGTATCGATTTCCCGTTCAAACGACGGTTTGCCCGCTTGGTCCTGTTCGGATACATGTTTCCAGCCATCCTGCTATCAATCCCGATGTTCATCATTTGGAACGAGATCAACCTCACAAACAACCTCGTGGGGCTTGTTCTGGCCGAAACAGCCCTCTCGCTTCCTTTCTCGCTCTGGCTGATGTGGCAGTTCTTCCAGACGGTTCCACAGACACTCGAAGAATCGGCTCGCATCAACGGTGCGACGCGGTTCGAGGCGTTCAAGGATATCTCGCTCCCGATGGCGAAACCGGGAATGATCGCCGTCGCGCTGTTCTCCTACGCAGTCTCTTGGAACGAATACACGATCCCGAAGGTACTGATGTCCGATCGTGAACTGTGGCCCCTGACTGTCGGGCTGTTCACGCTCTCGGAGGGGCAACGTGTCTTCTGGGGACAGATCATGGCCGCGAGTATCCTGATCGTCCTACCAGCGTTCGTGTTTGTCTTCTTCCTCAGACAGTACCTTCTCGAGGGGTTCCGGACCACCGGTGTCTGA
- a CDS encoding carbohydrate ABC transporter permease, protein MSTDLSTNLRNIWRRRSGYRDSLYRFLSRRRVLAAITILPALLLFTFITLGPILWAIAAGFYEIPVFSPQWEFVFLDNYAELLAQETFWVSVWRSVLFAGGSTTLQLVAGIGIALLVNRSFKFSNVVQAIVILPYMIPTAVLGFIALWMGNAQWGVINEVLLSVGLLDQPFSWFGNHSTAMIAVILTSSWKFTIFVTIMVLARLQSIPENHYEAARVAGANTFQVFKDITLPNLKSVIFIVLLLRGVWMFNKFDIVYILTGGGPGDATRLAPIYAYELGFGLTRLGMAAAMSTLLFVFLAGVAVVYFRVLEPAKEVRTE, encoded by the coding sequence ATGTCAACCGATCTATCGACAAACCTCCGAAACATATGGCGCCGGCGGTCGGGGTATCGTGACTCACTGTACCGGTTTCTTTCCCGTCGTCGGGTCCTCGCAGCGATCACGATCCTCCCGGCGTTGTTGTTGTTCACCTTCATCACCCTCGGGCCGATCCTGTGGGCTATCGCCGCTGGGTTCTACGAGATCCCGGTGTTCTCTCCGCAGTGGGAGTTCGTCTTCCTCGATAATTATGCGGAGCTTTTGGCCCAGGAGACGTTCTGGGTCTCAGTGTGGCGGTCGGTACTGTTCGCCGGGGGCTCTACGACGTTACAGCTCGTCGCTGGGATCGGGATCGCGCTTCTGGTCAACCGGTCGTTCAAGTTCTCAAACGTGGTCCAAGCGATCGTTATCCTTCCGTACATGATTCCGACAGCTGTACTTGGTTTCATCGCCCTGTGGATGGGTAACGCACAGTGGGGCGTTATCAATGAGGTGCTACTCTCGGTCGGCTTGCTCGACCAGCCGTTCAGCTGGTTCGGGAACCACAGCACGGCGATGATTGCCGTCATACTCACGAGCAGTTGGAAGTTCACGATTTTCGTGACGATCATGGTTCTCGCCCGGCTGCAGAGTATTCCGGAGAACCACTATGAAGCTGCCCGCGTTGCCGGTGCCAACACGTTCCAGGTGTTCAAAGACATCACCCTCCCGAACCTCAAGAGCGTCATTTTCATCGTACTCCTGTTACGTGGCGTCTGGATGTTCAACAAGTTCGATATCGTCTACATCCTGACGGGAGGCGGTCCCGGCGACGCGACGCGACTAGCCCCGATCTACGCGTACGAACTCGGATTCGGTCTCACACGGCTCGGAATGGCAGCAGCAATGTCGACACTGTTGTTCGTGTTCCTAGCCGGCGTTGCTGTCGTCTACTTCAGAGTCCTTGAACCGGCCAAGGAGGTGCGGACTGAATGA
- a CDS encoding ABC transporter substrate-binding protein — protein sequence MRDDESENHADSTECNRSGSSHRRRDVLKLAGAGSVTALTGLAGCSGDGGSGSSDGSSGSSDGGSGDGGTTTADAGDGEWPDLSGTEVHFLTDESSEAFTSFFERVKTDFEEDTGATVNLDLVNLGEQGERLSQLIQAGDPPDVMQAVQTRVVQLQDQGAAGPVNSAVNDMIDRYGEPVSGTRVQADGDDYAVPCWINPSGQWYREDIYEGEPETWDDMLNYASQADDPNGTRGTSIPLAPALCNDSFFLAYLYANDGKVCERDSNGEVQCIINEGENRERFIETLEFFSDLYQYSPTNANASCSQQVQAIPTETSAEAGYVGARPKVQSVQQDKDFAGEVRASQVPQNRSEQSHANAIAYMTFANANVEAGNAFISYMFQEEYFIDLLLLTPIHNNPGYPSIREHPDYQTGLENLDDAWTDDDIETSLAFADNIQPFSQETSPPNPYAGTIYSSKLLVDILNDATINERDPETIVEEYAGQIQSVIDQAR from the coding sequence ATGCGGGACGACGAAAGTGAAAACCACGCTGACAGCACTGAGTGTAACCGTAGTGGTTCCAGCCACAGACGTCGTGATGTATTGAAGTTGGCCGGGGCAGGGTCTGTGACTGCGCTGACGGGACTGGCCGGTTGTAGCGGAGACGGGGGTAGCGGCAGTAGTGACGGGAGTAGTGGCAGTAGTGACGGGGGGAGCGGCGACGGGGGAACGACAACCGCAGATGCCGGTGACGGCGAGTGGCCGGACTTGAGTGGGACGGAGGTGCACTTCCTCACTGATGAGTCCAGTGAAGCTTTCACGAGCTTCTTCGAGCGTGTGAAAACTGACTTCGAGGAGGATACCGGAGCGACCGTCAATCTGGATCTGGTCAATCTCGGAGAACAGGGGGAGCGTCTCTCGCAGTTGATCCAGGCTGGTGATCCTCCGGATGTGATGCAGGCTGTCCAGACGCGGGTCGTCCAGCTTCAGGATCAGGGTGCTGCCGGACCAGTCAATTCAGCGGTCAACGACATGATTGACCGATACGGCGAACCCGTCAGTGGGACACGCGTGCAGGCTGATGGTGACGACTACGCAGTCCCCTGCTGGATCAACCCCTCCGGACAGTGGTACCGAGAGGACATATACGAGGGTGAGCCCGAAACCTGGGACGACATGCTGAATTACGCTAGCCAAGCAGATGATCCAAACGGAACTCGCGGAACGTCGATACCGCTTGCGCCGGCGCTGTGTAACGATTCGTTCTTCTTGGCGTACCTCTACGCGAACGATGGAAAGGTCTGTGAACGTGACTCTAACGGGGAGGTTCAGTGCATCATAAACGAGGGGGAGAACCGCGAGCGGTTCATCGAAACACTGGAATTCTTCAGCGACCTCTACCAGTACTCGCCGACCAATGCGAACGCGAGCTGTTCACAGCAGGTACAGGCCATTCCAACCGAAACATCAGCTGAAGCCGGTTACGTGGGCGCCCGACCGAAAGTTCAGAGTGTCCAGCAGGACAAAGATTTCGCGGGTGAGGTGCGTGCGTCACAAGTCCCACAGAACCGGTCCGAACAGAGTCATGCGAACGCTATCGCGTATATGACCTTCGCGAACGCGAACGTCGAGGCCGGAAACGCGTTCATCAGCTACATGTTCCAGGAAGAGTACTTCATCGACCTCCTGTTGTTGACTCCCATCCACAACAACCCCGGCTACCCGTCTATCCGGGAGCATCCCGACTATCAGACTGGCCTCGAGAATCTCGATGACGCATGGACGGATGACGACATCGAAACCTCTCTGGCCTTCGCCGATAATATCCAGCCGTTCAGCCAAGAGACATCGCCGCCGAATCCCTATGCGGGAACGATTTACAGTTCGAAACTCCTGGTCGACATCCTCAACGACGCGACGATCAACGAGCGTGACCCCGAAACCATCGTTGAGGAGTACGCCGGACAGATCCAGTCCGTCATCGATCAGGCTCGGTGA
- a CDS encoding ABC transporter ATP-binding protein, translating to MTHIEVDSLTKRYGDLLAVNNISFEVAEEEFLTIVGPSGCGKTTTLRCIAGLETPSEGHIRFNGEDVTEVPVNDRNLAMMFQSIALYPHMTLQENIEYPLKVKDVPKAERRKRVKEAAELMQMDEELDKYPGNLSGGQQQRVALARTVVGDPVAFLMDEPLSDLDAKLKIEIRKEIQRIHARIGEPAVYVTHDQEEAMTMSDRIVVMNDGNIEQIGGVDEVYQYPANMFVAEFIGNPSMNFVRCSLESLGTDDARVAADGSIVEFPIERRADGFTGDSVMLGVRPDNVDLSGTGHSLLSGRLSLLEALGNQSLATIDGPYGELSALIPRDSDVEEGTDVTISVDPSELYLFDPDSENLIARSR from the coding sequence ATGACGCATATCGAAGTAGACTCATTGACGAAACGATACGGTGATCTCCTTGCTGTCAATAATATCAGCTTCGAAGTCGCGGAGGAGGAGTTCCTCACCATCGTCGGACCGTCGGGGTGCGGTAAGACAACTACACTCCGATGTATTGCTGGGCTCGAAACGCCGAGTGAGGGGCATATCCGGTTCAATGGCGAGGATGTCACGGAGGTTCCAGTCAATGATCGAAACCTGGCGATGATGTTCCAAAGCATCGCGCTCTACCCGCATATGACCCTACAAGAGAACATCGAGTACCCGCTTAAAGTCAAGGACGTCCCAAAGGCTGAGCGAAGAAAGCGAGTAAAGGAAGCGGCTGAGCTCATGCAGATGGACGAAGAACTCGATAAGTACCCGGGGAATCTCAGCGGTGGCCAGCAACAACGAGTCGCCCTCGCCCGGACTGTCGTGGGTGATCCGGTTGCGTTTCTGATGGACGAACCGCTCAGTGATCTCGACGCAAAACTCAAGATCGAGATCCGCAAAGAGATCCAGCGCATCCACGCTCGGATCGGTGAACCCGCTGTGTACGTCACACACGATCAGGAGGAAGCGATGACGATGAGCGACCGGATCGTCGTCATGAACGACGGAAATATCGAGCAGATCGGTGGCGTCGACGAAGTGTATCAGTACCCGGCAAACATGTTCGTCGCCGAGTTCATCGGGAACCCCAGCATGAACTTCGTCCGCTGCTCGCTCGAATCACTCGGTACCGACGATGCACGAGTTGCCGCCGACGGATCGATCGTCGAATTCCCGATCGAACGTCGTGCCGATGGGTTTACAGGGGATTCGGTAATGCTCGGAGTCCGTCCCGACAACGTTGACTTGTCGGGGACCGGTCATTCGTTGTTGTCAGGCCGACTTTCGCTCTTGGAGGCACTCGGGAACCAGTCGTTGGCTACCATCGATGGGCCGTACGGAGAACTCTCCGCACTGATTCCACGTGACAGCGATGTCGAGGAGGGTACTGACGTTACTATCAGTGTCGACCCCTCGGAACTGTACTTGTTCGACCCGGATAGCGAGAATCTGATAGCGCGGAGCCGGTGA
- a CDS encoding SDR family NAD(P)-dependent oxidoreductase, translated as MSRQLEGKTAIVTGSSTGIGAAIAKRFAAEGAKVVTNSRSRERAKTVADEIENEGGTAIAVESDVTDHDEMAAMIEATVDEFGSLDIMVNNAGLTRIGPAESISPEDWRHVIDVDLTGVFFGSQLAGRQMIEQESGGAILNISSIMGGIGLHKRAPYCAAKAGVNNLTQTLAVEWAPHEIHVNALAPGFIKTDITDQTQSAADYTDEDIRNRTPLGRFGTLDEMTECATFLVNTDHYVTGEVLHADGGWTAYAWGSSGE; from the coding sequence ATGTCCCGTCAACTCGAAGGAAAGACAGCTATCGTTACAGGATCAAGTACTGGTATCGGGGCGGCAATAGCGAAACGGTTCGCAGCGGAGGGAGCGAAGGTCGTGACGAATTCACGATCGCGTGAGCGCGCGAAAACAGTAGCCGACGAAATCGAAAACGAGGGAGGCACGGCTATCGCTGTCGAGAGCGATGTTACGGACCACGATGAGATGGCGGCCATGATCGAGGCGACTGTCGACGAGTTCGGGTCGCTGGATATCATGGTGAACAACGCCGGCTTGACCCGCATCGGACCGGCCGAATCGATTTCTCCGGAGGACTGGCGCCATGTCATCGACGTAGACCTGACGGGCGTGTTCTTCGGGTCCCAACTGGCGGGTCGCCAGATGATCGAACAGGAGTCGGGAGGTGCGATTCTCAACATCTCATCGATTATGGGCGGGATCGGGCTCCACAAACGGGCACCCTACTGCGCCGCGAAGGCCGGTGTCAATAACCTAACCCAAACGCTTGCCGTCGAGTGGGCACCGCACGAAATCCACGTCAACGCCCTCGCTCCGGGATTCATCAAGACGGATATCACCGATCAGACCCAATCCGCCGCCGACTACACTGACGAGGATATTCGGAACCGAACACCGCTTGGTCGCTTCGGGACGCTTGATGAGATGACCGAGTGCGCGACCTTTCTGGTCAACACTGACCACTACGTGACGGGCGAAGTGCTCCACGCGGACGGGGGCTGGACAGCATACGCGTGGGGGAGCAGCGGCGAGTAG
- a CDS encoding Ldh family oxidoreductase — MVQSDTNTPRRFEPDQLREFVGAVLQSGGVVKEHAEQVAHGLVRADMRGVDSHGVSRLEAYMKKFEGGGFNPDPDIQTHRLGSGSALVDADDGPGQSAALLAMTEAMDLAEETGVGTVAVRNSNHFGTAAYYTEYASDRNYLGIAMTNVGSDVIPFGGATRFLGTNPISFSVPTDRSFPITLDMATSVVAMGKIQEVSRREDTEIPPEWAVNEHGEPTTDPHEAVAVRPLGGPKGYGLGIMVDVLSGVLSSAGTSPTVGPLYDDFDKPMRLGHFVAAIDIETFRDTETFKREIGEYIDQLKAIETRDGFDEIRLPGEIEAEQLAQQEEAGVELRPSTIERLRSVGGTYGVDLPEPVG, encoded by the coding sequence ATGGTTCAATCAGACACGAACACGCCACGTCGCTTCGAACCGGACCAGCTTCGGGAGTTCGTCGGAGCAGTGCTCCAGTCCGGCGGAGTTGTCAAAGAGCATGCGGAACAGGTAGCCCACGGACTGGTTCGAGCAGACATGCGCGGGGTCGATTCACACGGAGTCTCCCGACTGGAAGCGTATATGAAAAAGTTCGAAGGGGGTGGGTTCAACCCGGATCCGGATATCCAGACCCACCGTCTCGGTAGCGGATCGGCACTGGTTGACGCCGATGACGGGCCGGGACAGAGCGCGGCGTTGCTGGCGATGACAGAAGCGATGGACTTAGCCGAGGAGACAGGGGTCGGAACAGTCGCTGTAAGGAACAGCAATCATTTCGGCACCGCTGCGTACTACACGGAGTATGCGTCCGACCGGAACTACCTGGGGATCGCCATGACCAACGTCGGGTCGGACGTGATCCCGTTCGGTGGTGCGACTCGGTTCCTCGGTACGAACCCCATATCGTTCTCGGTTCCGACCGATCGGTCGTTCCCGATAACGCTCGATATGGCCACCAGCGTCGTTGCTATGGGGAAGATCCAGGAGGTTTCGCGTCGAGAGGATACCGAGATCCCGCCAGAATGGGCCGTCAACGAACACGGCGAACCAACGACAGATCCACACGAGGCGGTCGCAGTCCGTCCGTTGGGCGGCCCGAAAGGGTACGGGCTGGGTATTATGGTAGACGTCCTTTCCGGGGTTCTCTCTTCAGCGGGGACAAGCCCGACCGTTGGTCCACTGTACGACGACTTTGATAAGCCGATGCGTCTCGGCCATTTCGTTGCCGCAATCGACATCGAAACGTTTCGGGACACAGAGACGTTCAAAAGGGAGATCGGCGAGTATATCGACCAACTGAAAGCCATCGAAACCCGGGACGGATTCGATGAAATACGGCTCCCAGGCGAGATTGAGGCCGAACAGTTAGCCCAGCAGGAGGAGGCCGGTGTCGAACTGCGACCGAGTACCATCGAGCGCCTCCGATCGGTCGGAGGCACATACGGCGTTGACCTCCCCGAGCCGGTCGGGTGA
- a CDS encoding SDR family NAD(P)-dependent oxidoreductase encodes MTARLDSEVAFVVGASSGIGKAVAERFAREGAQVAVADIREEPRGGGRPTHEVIRDDGGEAEFFNCDLTDQSVVDDAVGAAVDTFGGIDIGFNSAGAMTRGPITETEESDMEMVIDVNLKGPMRFAKGVLPELIESDGTLINISSEAGERGIENLPVYCASKGGVNTLTKQLAVEFGQKGVNVNAIAPGTTKTAINEEVREENPEWVEERRKAIPIGLLNEPEDIAELATYLASDGARKVNGAVVNIDGGTTAE; translated from the coding sequence ATGACGGCACGATTAGACTCAGAGGTAGCGTTTGTTGTCGGAGCATCGTCAGGTATCGGTAAGGCTGTGGCCGAACGGTTCGCTCGTGAAGGCGCACAGGTCGCCGTTGCGGACATCCGGGAAGAACCACGTGGCGGTGGGCGTCCGACCCATGAGGTGATTCGGGACGACGGTGGCGAGGCGGAGTTCTTCAACTGTGACCTCACGGATCAATCCGTCGTCGACGATGCTGTCGGAGCAGCAGTTGACACCTTTGGGGGAATCGACATCGGCTTCAACAGCGCAGGAGCTATGACCCGCGGTCCGATCACTGAAACGGAAGAGTCAGACATGGAGATGGTCATCGACGTAAACCTCAAGGGGCCGATGCGCTTTGCGAAAGGGGTGCTTCCCGAACTCATCGAATCAGACGGAACGCTGATCAATATCTCCTCGGAGGCGGGTGAACGCGGTATCGAAAATCTACCCGTCTACTGTGCTAGTAAGGGGGGTGTGAACACACTCACGAAACAGTTGGCAGTGGAGTTCGGCCAGAAAGGTGTCAACGTCAATGCGATTGCACCCGGTACGACGAAGACAGCCATCAACGAAGAGGTTCGCGAGGAGAACCCGGAATGGGTCGAGGAACGACGGAAGGCGATCCCTATCGGCCTACTCAACGAGCCCGAAGATATCGCTGAACTTGCCACGTACCTCGCTTCCGACGGCGCCCGTAAAGTCAACGGTGCCGTGGTCAATATCGACGGGGGAACAACGGCGGAGTAA